One window of Klebsiella quasivariicola genomic DNA carries:
- the phnU gene encoding 2-aminoethylphosphonate ABC transporter permease subunit translates to MTQTLTLARPARNLRPYLWLALPLLVLATLFFYPLLLIAEQALRDASGNLSLETFWQVIDSKRFIGALLNTLQIAVFATLGCLVLGSVLALILVFIPFPGSQLVSRIIDTFIALPTFLITLAFTFIYGSAGLLNGTLMALFAFELPPVDFLYSINGVILAEITVFTPLVMRPLMAGLRQIDKSQLEAASILGAHPLRVITQVIFPAALPALMAGGSLCLLLTTNEFGIVLFIGAKGVNTLPMMVYSKAILESDYSVACMIALINILLSLGLFMLYRLAAARTGVRS, encoded by the coding sequence ATGACGCAGACCCTCACGCTTGCGCGTCCGGCGCGAAACCTACGCCCTTACCTGTGGCTGGCGTTGCCGCTGCTGGTGCTGGCGACGCTATTTTTCTATCCGCTACTGCTGATCGCCGAACAGGCGTTACGCGACGCCAGCGGCAACCTGAGCCTCGAGACTTTTTGGCAGGTGATTGACTCAAAACGCTTTATTGGCGCGCTGCTCAATACCTTACAGATTGCGGTGTTCGCTACCCTTGGCTGCCTGGTACTCGGCAGCGTGCTGGCGCTGATTCTGGTGTTTATTCCGTTTCCCGGCAGCCAACTGGTGAGCCGGATCATTGATACGTTTATCGCGCTGCCGACCTTCCTGATTACTCTCGCGTTCACCTTTATTTACGGCTCGGCGGGGCTGCTCAACGGCACCCTGATGGCGCTGTTTGCTTTTGAACTGCCGCCGGTGGATTTTCTCTATTCGATAAACGGCGTGATTCTGGCGGAGATCACCGTCTTTACGCCGCTGGTGATGCGCCCGCTGATGGCCGGACTGCGGCAGATAGATAAGAGCCAGCTGGAAGCGGCGAGTATTCTCGGCGCCCATCCGCTACGGGTGATTACCCAGGTTATCTTCCCGGCGGCGCTACCGGCGCTGATGGCGGGCGGCAGCCTTTGCCTGCTGTTGACCACTAACGAGTTCGGTATCGTGCTGTTTATTGGCGCCAAAGGGGTTAATACCCTGCCGATGATGGTCTACAGCAAGGCGATTCTGGAGTCGGATTACAGCGTGGCCTGCATGATTGCGCTGATTAATATTCTGCTGTCGCTGGGGCTGTTTATGCTCTATCGGCTGGCGGCGGCGCGCACTGGCGTAAGGAGTTAA
- the phnT gene encoding 2-aminoethylphosphonate ABC transport system ATP-binding subunit PhnT: protein MLMKTTVTSSPSLAGTSGITLDSLRVSYHGNVVLKPLSLTIEPGEVLALIGPSGSGKTTVLRAIAGFVQPAGGRIVIGDTDVTQLPPYQRGLAMVVQNYALFPHMKVEDNVAFGLRAQKQPRALIAERVTEALKIVGMADYATRYPHQLSGGQQQRVAIARAIAVRPRVLLLDEPLSALDAQIRHNMVEEIARLHRELPELTILYVTHDQTEALTLADKIGIMKDGSLIAHGETHELYHYPPNRFSAEFLGRANILQATALKDSTEPGLVSVSCGGGLINAFSRGGLHGNNKLLCIRPQHMSLTPRSATSNRLNATLTSVHWQGDLTHLLCDVAGEAVRIVMTHVNPLPRAGDKLALYFEPGDAVLIEVP, encoded by the coding sequence ATGTTGATGAAAACCACCGTCACTTCTTCCCCGTCGCTGGCGGGGACTTCCGGGATCACCCTGGACTCGCTGCGCGTTTCATACCACGGCAACGTGGTCTTAAAACCGCTGTCATTGACCATTGAACCCGGTGAGGTGCTGGCGCTGATAGGCCCTTCCGGTTCCGGGAAAACCACGGTGCTGCGGGCGATCGCCGGATTTGTGCAACCGGCTGGCGGTCGGATTGTGATCGGCGATACTGATGTCACCCAGCTGCCGCCGTATCAACGCGGGCTGGCGATGGTGGTGCAGAACTACGCGCTGTTTCCGCATATGAAGGTGGAAGATAACGTCGCTTTCGGCCTGCGGGCGCAAAAGCAGCCCAGGGCGCTTATCGCCGAGCGGGTGACTGAAGCCTTAAAAATCGTCGGTATGGCGGATTACGCCACCCGCTACCCGCATCAGCTTTCCGGCGGCCAGCAGCAGCGCGTCGCGATAGCCCGCGCGATTGCCGTGCGTCCTCGGGTACTGTTGCTCGATGAACCGCTGTCGGCGCTGGATGCGCAAATTCGTCATAACATGGTGGAAGAGATTGCCCGTCTGCATCGCGAACTGCCGGAACTGACCATTCTCTACGTCACCCACGATCAGACCGAAGCGCTGACCCTGGCGGATAAAATCGGCATCATGAAAGACGGTTCGCTGATTGCCCACGGTGAAACGCACGAGCTGTACCACTATCCGCCGAACCGCTTTAGCGCCGAATTCCTCGGCCGCGCCAATATCCTGCAGGCGACGGCGCTGAAGGACAGCACCGAGCCGGGGCTGGTTAGCGTGAGCTGCGGCGGCGGACTGATTAACGCCTTCAGCCGGGGCGGCCTGCATGGCAACAACAAGCTGTTATGCATTCGCCCGCAGCACATGAGCCTGACGCCGCGATCGGCAACCAGTAATCGTCTCAACGCCACCCTGACCTCGGTACACTGGCAGGGCGATCTGACGCATCTGCTGTGCGACGTCGCGGGCGAAGCGGTGCGGATCGTCATGACCCACGTCAACCCACTCCCGCGCGCGGGGGACAAGCTGGCGCTCTACTTCGAACCTGGCGATGCGGTTCTGATCGAGGTGCCATGA
- the phnV gene encoding 2-aminoethylphosphonate ABC transport system, membrane component PhnV produces the protein MLIWSRKGRAAAGALAVTLFAGVFLLPLAVILLSSLSKQWNGLLPTGFTFAHFVNAFRGAAWDSLFSSLMVGFCASLLALLCGMWAALALRQYGARLQKYLGLAFYLPSAIPSVSVGLGILVAFSQGPLQMNGTFFIVLAAHFVLISAFTFSNVTTGLARISADIENVASSLGASPWYRLRHVTLPLMTPWMISALALSLSLSMGELGATVMIYPPGWTTLPVTIFSLTDRGNIADGSALTIVLVGVTLLLMMKLERIARRLSQR, from the coding sequence ATGTTGATTTGGTCGCGTAAAGGCCGCGCGGCGGCGGGCGCGCTGGCGGTCACGCTATTTGCCGGCGTTTTCCTGCTGCCGCTGGCGGTGATTTTACTCTCCAGCTTGAGTAAACAATGGAATGGCCTGCTGCCCACCGGCTTTACCTTTGCCCACTTTGTTAACGCCTTTCGCGGCGCGGCGTGGGATTCGCTGTTTTCGAGCCTGATGGTGGGCTTCTGCGCCAGCCTGTTGGCGCTGCTGTGTGGGATGTGGGCGGCGCTGGCGCTGCGCCAGTATGGCGCGAGGCTACAGAAATATCTTGGCCTGGCGTTTTATCTGCCCAGCGCCATCCCCTCGGTTTCCGTCGGGCTGGGCATTCTGGTGGCGTTCAGCCAGGGGCCGCTGCAGATGAACGGCACCTTCTTTATCGTTCTGGCGGCGCACTTCGTGCTGATCTCCGCCTTTACCTTCAGCAACGTAACCACCGGGCTGGCGCGGATTTCCGCCGATATTGAAAACGTCGCCTCAAGCCTGGGCGCTTCACCGTGGTATCGCCTGCGCCATGTGACGCTGCCGCTGATGACGCCGTGGATGATTTCAGCGCTGGCGCTGAGCCTGTCGCTGTCGATGGGAGAGTTGGGGGCGACGGTGATGATCTATCCGCCGGGCTGGACGACGCTGCCGGTGACCATTTTCAGCCTCACCGATCGCGGCAATATCGCCGATGGCTCGGCGCTGACCATTGTGCTGGTGGGCGTCACGCTGCTGTTGATGATGAAGCTTGAGCGTATCGCCCGCCGATTAAGCCAGAGATAA